The Cataglyphis hispanica isolate Lineage 1 chromosome 5, ULB_Chis1_1.0, whole genome shotgun sequence genome has a segment encoding these proteins:
- the LOC126850011 gene encoding Golgi pH regulator isoform X1, whose amino-acid sequence MGFIEDTFVILITQVIFFLGGWVFFVKKLFRDYEVHHRLVQLIFSTTFSLSCTMFELIIFEIAGVLDSSSRYFHWNAGLYMLLFMVIVLIPFYIAYFIISNIRFVRLNLIRPLTVIIYLFYLYLFWKVGDPFPILSPKKGLLSIEQGVSRIGVIGVTVMALLSGFGAVNYPYTSMAYFMRPVSYADVQSIEKRLLQTMDMIIAKKKRIALAKKGEAVGQTETRSRLWGMLNPLGGTKGNQETIKQLQIEVTALEELSRQLFLEAHDIQNARERLKWAATWQGKYFNFLGYFFSLYCTWKIFISTINIVFDRVGKKDPVTRGIEIAVHWIGFNIDVTFWSQHISFYLVGCIVVTSIRGLLLTLTKFFYAISSSKSSNIIVLILAQIMGMYFVSSVLLMRMNMPAEYRIIITQVLGELQFNFYHRWFDVIFLVSALSSIVFLYLAHKHAPTERI is encoded by the exons ATGGGTTTCATCGAGGACACTTTCGTGATTCTCATAACACAG GTAATTTTCTTCTTAGGAGGATGGGTATTCTTTGTGAAGAAATTATTCAGGGATTATGAAGTTCATCATAGATTAGTGCAactaattttttcaacaacCTTTTCATTGTCATGCACCatgtttgaattaattatttttgaaatagcaGGGGTGCTTGACTCAag TTCTAGATATTTTCATTGGAACGCTGGCCTTTATATGCTTCTATTTATGGTGATAGTTCTGATACCATTTTATATAGCATATTTTATCATCAGCAATATCAGATTTG TAAGACTGAATCTAATACGGCCACTGACAgttatcatatatcttttttatctctacTTATTTTGGAAAGTGGGCGATCCTTTTCCCATATTAAGCCCCAAGAAAGGATTGCTGTCTATAGAACAAGGCGTCAGTCGAATAGGAGTTATTGGTGTCACAGTAATGGCTCTTCTCTCGGGTTTCGGTGCTGTAAATTATCCGTACACCTCAATGGCTTATTTTATGCGTCCGGTTTCTTATGCGGATGTACAGTCTATAGAAAAACGATTGTTACAAACTATGGACATgattatcgcgaaaaaaaaaagaattgcctTAGCTAAAAAAGGCGAAGCCGTTGGACAAACTGAAACTCGATCTCGATTATGGGGGATGTTAAATCCATTGGGTGGTACAAAAGGAAACCAAGAAA CTATCAAACAATTACAAATCGAAGTTACTGCTTTAGAAGAGTTATCACgacaattatttttggaaGCGCATGATATACAAAATGCAAGAGAACGTTTAAAATGGGCTGCCACTTggcaaggaaaatattttaattttctgggttatttcttctctttatactgcacttggaaaatatttatt tCTACGATCAATATAGTATTTGATCGGGTTGGCAAGAAAGATCCTGTGACTAGAGGAATTGAAATCGCAGTTCATTGGATTGGTTTCAACATCGATGTCACATTCTGGTCAcagcacatttctttttatctcgtcGGTTGTATTGTTGTAACATCCATACGTGGATTACTGTTAACTCTGACAaag TTTTTCTATGCTATATCAAGCAGCAaatcatcaaatattattgtacttATACTTGCTCAAATAATG ggaatgtattttgtatcttCTGTACTTCTTATGCGAATGAATATGCCAGCAGAATATCGCATCATAATAACACAAGTATTAGGAGAATtacagtttaatttttatcataggtggtttgatgttatttttttggtATCAGCGTTATCATCAAtagtgtttttatatttagctcATAAACATGCACCGACGGAACGCATATAA
- the LOC126850011 gene encoding Golgi pH regulator isoform X2, protein MFELIIFEIAGVLDSSSRYFHWNAGLYMLLFMVIVLIPFYIAYFIISNIRFVRLNLIRPLTVIIYLFYLYLFWKVGDPFPILSPKKGLLSIEQGVSRIGVIGVTVMALLSGFGAVNYPYTSMAYFMRPVSYADVQSIEKRLLQTMDMIIAKKKRIALAKKGEAVGQTETRSRLWGMLNPLGGTKGNQETIKQLQIEVTALEELSRQLFLEAHDIQNARERLKWAATWQGKYFNFLGYFFSLYCTWKIFISTINIVFDRVGKKDPVTRGIEIAVHWIGFNIDVTFWSQHISFYLVGCIVVTSIRGLLLTLTKFFYAISSSKSSNIIVLILAQIMGMYFVSSVLLMRMNMPAEYRIIITQVLGELQFNFYHRWFDVIFLVSALSSIVFLYLAHKHAPTERI, encoded by the exons atgtttgaattaattatttttgaaatagcaGGGGTGCTTGACTCAag TTCTAGATATTTTCATTGGAACGCTGGCCTTTATATGCTTCTATTTATGGTGATAGTTCTGATACCATTTTATATAGCATATTTTATCATCAGCAATATCAGATTTG TAAGACTGAATCTAATACGGCCACTGACAgttatcatatatcttttttatctctacTTATTTTGGAAAGTGGGCGATCCTTTTCCCATATTAAGCCCCAAGAAAGGATTGCTGTCTATAGAACAAGGCGTCAGTCGAATAGGAGTTATTGGTGTCACAGTAATGGCTCTTCTCTCGGGTTTCGGTGCTGTAAATTATCCGTACACCTCAATGGCTTATTTTATGCGTCCGGTTTCTTATGCGGATGTACAGTCTATAGAAAAACGATTGTTACAAACTATGGACATgattatcgcgaaaaaaaaaagaattgcctTAGCTAAAAAAGGCGAAGCCGTTGGACAAACTGAAACTCGATCTCGATTATGGGGGATGTTAAATCCATTGGGTGGTACAAAAGGAAACCAAGAAA CTATCAAACAATTACAAATCGAAGTTACTGCTTTAGAAGAGTTATCACgacaattatttttggaaGCGCATGATATACAAAATGCAAGAGAACGTTTAAAATGGGCTGCCACTTggcaaggaaaatattttaattttctgggttatttcttctctttatactgcacttggaaaatatttatt tCTACGATCAATATAGTATTTGATCGGGTTGGCAAGAAAGATCCTGTGACTAGAGGAATTGAAATCGCAGTTCATTGGATTGGTTTCAACATCGATGTCACATTCTGGTCAcagcacatttctttttatctcgtcGGTTGTATTGTTGTAACATCCATACGTGGATTACTGTTAACTCTGACAaag TTTTTCTATGCTATATCAAGCAGCAaatcatcaaatattattgtacttATACTTGCTCAAATAATG ggaatgtattttgtatcttCTGTACTTCTTATGCGAATGAATATGCCAGCAGAATATCGCATCATAATAACACAAGTATTAGGAGAATtacagtttaatttttatcataggtggtttgatgttatttttttggtATCAGCGTTATCATCAAtagtgtttttatatttagctcATAAACATGCACCGACGGAACGCATATAA